From the Psilocybe cubensis strain MGC-MH-2018 chromosome 9, whole genome shotgun sequence genome, one window contains:
- a CDS encoding 3beta-hydroxysteroid-dehydrogenase/decarboxylase isoform 1: MAFAYWFGLVSALIILLICYVRRNDSILTSIPSSVLAFGPKRTTDQDVLATAERLANSPSLESREVLPPRTGRRYIVVGGGGFLGGWIVTKLLDRGEDMHNIRLIDIFPPTNHPILLDAIQKGLQFLKVDVTDAEALEAAFTAPWFESAKNNSADAEPELTVFHTAANIRFYERKLEFLDRSARVNVGGTENVIRASRTAGASVLVYTSSGSVGVWSTRLLLWPWEKEPEHFVQVINDDDSRLPKRHEDFFSNYAATKMKAEMLVRASDRANTGPSGSKKVIRTGCIRPGNGVFGPRGDMLCGAYLKRLTNPSWAKTIFSSFSYVENCAVAHLCYEARLIELQNGGRNPDIGGQAFCIADPGPIPTYGDAYTTLEVLSDGECTFPVLSASAMLAVAHIIEAYVRLQYALASSGWMLGKLLPVITGPIVNLQPSVFYLTAVHLIFDDSRARLPPEKGGLGYTGTWTTIEGLHKTAREHKETALREGPRGSGSEVDIGLTFFSRKKANKQKEAVKLNIDVPNVVPVEVTAPS, encoded by the exons ATGGCCTTTGCGTATTGGTTTGGCCTGGTATCTGCTCTAATCATTCTTTTGATTTGTTATGTCCGTCGAAACGACAGCATTCTGACAAGCATCCCTTCCAGTGTTCTGGCGTTTGGCCCGAAAAGAACGACGGACCAGGATGTTCTCGCGACTGCTGAGCGGTTGGCAAACTCTCCTTCATTAGAAAGCAGAGAGGTACTACCTCCTAGAACCGGCAGACGGTATATTGTAGTTGGTGGG GGTGGCTTCCTGGGTGGTTGGATCGTAACAAAGTTGCTCGATCGTGGGGAGGACATGCATAACATCCGTCTGATTGATATTTTTCCACCGACAAACCATCCAATCTTGCTTGACGCGATCCAGAAAGGCCTCCAGTTTTTGAAGGTCGATGTCACAGACGCAGAAGCGTTGGAGGCGGCATTCACAGCGCCATGGTTTGAATCAGCCAAAAACAACTCAGCAGACGCCGAGCCAGAGTTGACTGTGTTTCACACTGCCGCTAACATTCGATTCTACGAGCGGAAACTGGAGTTTCTGGACAGATCGGCCAGGGTCAATGTGGGTGGGACTGAGAATGTAATTCGGGCATCTCGCACTGCAGGCGCGTCGGTGCTTGTGTATACGTCGTCTGGCTCGGTCGGCGTATGGAGCACCCGTCTGCTACTATGGCCTTGGGAGAAGGAGCCGGAACATTTTGTGCAAGTTATCAATGACGACGACAGTCGGCTCCCGAAACGACACGAAGATTTTTTCTCGAATTATGCCGCTACCAAGATGAAAGCTGAGATGCTCGTACGTGCTTCCGACCGTGCAAACACTGGACCCTCCGGTTCGAAAAAGGTTATCAGGACAGGTTGCATTAGGCCTGGGAATGGGGTTTTTGGACCGAGAGGCGACATGTTATGTGGTGCATACCTGAAGCGTCTAACTAATCCTAGTTGGGCGAAGACGATTTTTTCGTCCTTCAGCTATGTCGAAAACTGCGCTGTTGCACATTTATGCTACGAGGCTCGGCTTATCGAACTACAGAACGGAGGTCGGAATCCCGACATTGGTGGTCAGGCCTTCTGTATCGCGGATCCTGGACCCATTCCCACATACGGGGACGCGTATACGACGCTCGAAGTACTATCCGATGGAGAGTGCACGTTTCCTGTGTTGTCGGCTTCTGCGATGTTGGCTGTGGCACACATTATCGAGGCATATGTTCGCCTGCAATACGCTTTGGCGTCGTCGGGGTGGATGCTAGGAAAACTTCTTCCTGTTATCACAGGACCGATTGTCAACCTGCAGCCTTCGGTATTCTACCTCACGGCGGTGCATCTAATTTTCGACGACTCTCGTGCGCGGTTACCGCCAGAGAAGGGAGGGCTCGGTTATACAGGGACTTGGACGACCATCGAGGGCTTGCACAAGACTGCTAGAGAGCACAAGGAGACGGCGCTAAGAGAAGGGCCGCGGGGTAGTGGATCAGAAGTCGATATTGGATTGACATTTTTTAGCAGGAAGAAAGCAAATAAACAAAAAGAGGCAGTAAAATTGAACATCGACGTCCCAAACGTTGTCCCTGTGGAGGTCACCGCCCCTAGTTAG
- a CDS encoding Dehydrogenase azaJ, which yields MSSSSAQTQHLAAILTSKGSPFDIAYRTTPTPGPDEVLVEVKAIAINPIDAYQRLSGFVIDSYPAVIGSDVGGVIIAAGINVSTDLQPGTRVSAFAPCFFRRGAPDYGAFQERVLIPASNVALLPEKISFKEASLFPMAVGTAWAGLQVVGIPRDAEYKQEDKKVLLIWGGASSIGSAVIQVAKSLGFITYVTASENHHDYMKELGADKVFDYKAEDTVDAIVKSAREDGVKIQYAYEASGRAVKDAFEVLKKAKGKDIAKLASAAPLRPDCPTAEGIEVKFVAVPTDVGARREFSSFVYRDWLTKKLADGEFVPSPRIKVVGKGLESLQKGLDEWSQGVSGVKLVVDLEVNNAYEHS from the coding sequence ATgtcttcctcctcagccCAAACTCAACACCTTGCAGCCATTTTGACTTCTAAGGGCTCGCCATTCGATATCGCATATCGTACAACGCCGACACCAGGACCAGACGAAGTTCTCGTTGAAGTCAAGGCCATAGCCATAAATCCCATTGACGCCTACCAAAGGCTTAGCGGCTTCGTCATCGATTCATACCCAGCAGTTATCGGCTCAGACGTAGGCGGCGTCATTATCGCCGCTGGAATAAATGTATCTACAGACCTCCAGCCAGGGACACGTGTATCTGCATTCGCACCGTGTTTCTTTAGGCGAGGCGCGCCAGACTACGGCGCCTTCCAGGAGCGCGTGCTGATTCCGGCTAGCAATGTGGCGCTGTTGCCCGAGAAAATAAGCTTTAAGGAGGCGAGCTTGTTCCCGATGGCGGTGGGGACGGCATGGGCGGGACTACAAGTTGTCGGCATTCCACGAGATGCAGAGTACAAACAGGAGGATAAAAAGGTTTTGTTGATTTGGGGAGGTGCAAGCAGCATTGGAAGCGCTGTCATTCAAGTCGCCAAATCACTCGGGTTCATCACTTACGTCACTGCAAGCGAGAACCACCACGATTACATGAAAGAATTAGGCGCCGACAAAGTGTTTGATTACAAGGCTGAAGACACGGTCGACGCAATCGTCAAGTCTGCCCGCGAAGACGGAGTAAAAATACAATATGCTTATGAAGCATCTGGTAGAGCGGTCAAGGACGCGTTTGAGGTGCTCAAGAAAGCCAAAGGAAAAGATATTGCTAAACTGGCATCGGCGGCACCACTGAGGCCAGATTGCCCCACTGCTGAAGGAATCGAGGTCAAGTTTGTTGCAGTCCCGACAGATGTTGGTGCTCGAAGAGAGTTCTCCAGCTTTGTGTATCGGGATTGGTTAACAAAGAAATTGGCCGACGGAGAGTTCGTACCTAGTCCAAGGATTAAAGTCGTCGGAAAGGGGCTGGAATCATTGCAAAAGGGTCTAGATGAATGGAGTCAAGGTGTCAGTGGGGTCAAGCTCGTGGTTGATTTGGAAGTCAACAATGCTTATGAGCATTCGTAG
- a CDS encoding Baeyer-Villiger oxidase (Baeyer-Villiger oxidase CPUR_05427), with amino-acid sequence MSHLSYKLGRKGQLNLPGITHASKKTVEDLLLKDAEIHHCFFNSAGFHNHLSHHLLAAYDLGASPGHLQKMYDDEARYQRPIVSQDKEKENVVDDNNWVQYLGNSSAYNAFVKFFANKVQTLGVTGTLEKYVFEEEANADHVLMLNRVVSGAIHPFILLGYGAEFGNDTLIVTGLAQAAVHRAGTVLTSKSYVEPSQSVNLFELLREVYDSEALKPALPYDPNAFINARIQRVVENGGAEEIRRLCAKYSISRDITDSELAQKTEEVIWVSTLLTFATGRKGRKPRLDFFLMHILTSSLFLRPWLSVLKKPEHKAELLRVYIPVLILTMLSRGRPRIDPEYIMSFTDVPRPPLDKSLFPKPIKTSLGSPTNDEDYDPWPALIEGVQYHQDAHVLKALRTLIYGAQHFGITPPGEVPGTFRSSNNKEETHIGMAKVDGTVFVRAAGLLMNTLGWAGYGQEEGEWDRSALGWNAAWEGKD; translated from the exons ATGTCTCATCTGTCGTATAAGCTAGGAAGGAAAGGACAGCTCAACCTACCTGGAATTACCCATGCTTCGAAGAAAACTGTGGAGGATCTCTTGTTGAAGGATGCGGAAATTCATCATTGTTTCTTCAACTCTGCGGGGTTTCACAACCATCTAAGCCACCA TCTTCTGGCTGCGTATGACCTCGGCGCTTCACCAGGTCATTTGCAAAAGATGTATGATGATGAAGCAAGGTACCAACGTCCGATCGTATCtcaagacaaagaaaaagaaaatgtaGTCGACGATAATAACTGGGTTCAGTATCTTGGGAATAGTAG TGCCTACAATGCATTCGTAAAGTTCTTTGCGAACAAGGTGCAAACTCTGGGAGTCACAGGAACTCTGGAAAAATATGtttttgaagaagaagctaATGCGGACCACGTCCTTATGCTCAATAGAGTTGTAAGCGGGGC GATTCATCCGTTCATACTACTTGGC TACGGAGCTGAATTTGGCAACGATACTCTCATCGTAACTG GTCTCGCCCAGGCAGCTGTACATAGGGCAGGTACTGTATTAACCAGCAAATCATACGTCGAGCCGTCGCAATCCGTGAACCTGTTCGAACTCCTTCGCGAGGTGTACGACTCCGAAGCACTGAAACCAGCCTTGCCCTATGACCCTAATGCATTTATCAATGCCCGTATCCAGCGGGTCGTGGAAAATGGGGGCGCTGAAGAAATTAGGCGGCTGTGCGCAAAGTATTCCATCAGTCGTGATATCACGGACAGTGAATTGGCGCAGAAGACAGAAGAAGTAATTTGGGTCAGCACGCTACTTACCTTTGCTAcgggaaggaaaggaaggaaaccTCGCTTGGATTTCTTCCTCATGCACATACTTACGTCTTCACTTTTCCTTCGCCCGTGGCTCTCTGTCTTGAAGAAGCCTGAGCACAAGGCGGAACTTTTGCGCGTCTATATTCCAGTTTTGATTCTCACCATGCTTTCCCGAGGCCGGCCGAGGATTGATCCTGAGTACATCATGTCGTTTACCGACGTCCCTCGCCCGCCGTTAGACAAAAGTCTATTTCCCAAACCAATCAAAACTTCCTTAGGATCGCCCACCAATGACGAGGATTACGATCCTTGGCCGGCGCTTATCGAAGGAGTCCAGTACCACCAAGATGCTCACGTCTTGAAGGCATTGCGAACTCTCATCTACGGAGCACAACATTTTGGAATTACACCACCTGGAGAGGTTCCGGGGACATTCAGATCTTCAAACAATAAGGAAGAGACACATATTGGCATGGCAAAGGTCGATGGCACGGTCTTCGTCAGGGCAGCGGGGTTGTTAATGAATACGTTGGGGTGGGCGGGGTATGGTCAAGAGGAAGGTGAATGGGACAGAAGTGCCTTGGGGTGGAACGCAGCCTGGGAAGGCAAAGACTGA
- a CDS encoding Cytochrome P450 67 (Cytochrome P450 67 (Fragment)) — MDHLLSFTGSKSGVVAAAGIIVHLIYRQLEPRQFSVALVLNFGVPLALSVWEPYHKSFVLEALRVFPLFWFTLVASIIAYRLSPWHPLAKYPGPLLGKVSKFYIAFRSLGGKQHIYLDTLHGLYGSVVRIGPNQLSICDVDAVNPLLSNPGVPKSQFFEGRMAVVDSVTSLIATKDKSEHARRRRPWARAFKADSLKGYEDMVIKRSAQLVDLLDSSKGVVNISQCLSYFAYDIMNDLAFGGGSEMMAQGDVTGLWHLMEAGQENAMFMSHVPWLGKWLLQYPQLFAKDIQAFSTYARSRVAARKAEGSSYKDIFYHLIDEGGVSNEPPTAAEIASDGGLAIVAGSDTTSTALSHLFYFLMLNPTAYRRLQAEVDTLADDIQNTSKQAHMSYLNGAINETLRLLPPVLGGSQRETATGSGGSMIGSYFLPEGTTASIATYSLHRSPRYFAPETEAFHPERWLPEEDRVKLEPKIFGNPDNFIHDTNAFIPFSHGAANCAGKNLAYMEMRMVVCMIMQRFDIELAKGYNPAQWLDDIKDYYVSVKGALPVVLTPRNLSM, encoded by the exons ATGGATCATCTGCTGTCATTTACCGGCTCCAAATCAGGAGTTGTAGCTGCTGCAGGCATT ATTGTTCATCTCATTTATCGACAATTGGAGCCACGCCAATTTTCTGTTGCATTAGTCCTTAATTTTGGAGTCCCGTTGGCGCTCTCTGTATGGGAACCCTATCATAAAAGCTTTGTATTGGAGGCTTTGAGAGTTTTCCCCCTATTCTGGTTCACATTAGTGGCATCTATTATCGCATATCGTCTTTCTCCATGGCACCCACTGGCTAAATACCCAGGCCCACTCCTAGGAAAGGTCTCCAAGTTTTACATCGCATTTCGGTCTTTGGGAGGTAAACAGCACATATACCTTGACACGTTACACGGTCTATACGGTAGCGTTGTAAGAATTG GGCCAAACCAATTGTCGATATGTGATGTAGATGCTGTGAACCCATTACTAAGTAATCCAGGAGTACCCAAGAGCCAAT TCTTCGAAGGGCGAATGGCTGTTGTTGATTCGGTGACTTCACTCATTGCCACTAAAGACAAATCCGAGCATGCGCGTAGACGCCGGCCATGGGCGAGAGCTTTCAAGGCTGACTCGCTTAAGGGATACGAGGATATGGTCATCAAAAGGTCGGCACAGCTGGTGGATTTGTTAGACAGTTCGAAAGGCGTTGTAAACATTTCCCAGTGCTTGTCTTACTTTGC ATATGATATTATGAATGACTTGGC GTTTGGAGGTGGGTCGGAAATGATGGCTCAAGGGGATGTCACTGGACTTTGGCACTTGATGGAAGCTGGTCAAGA GAACGCTATGTTTATGAGCCATGTTCCCTGGTTGGGAAAGTGGCTACTCCAATATCCTCAGCTATTTGCAAAGGATATCCAAGCATTCAGTACATATGCTCGATCACGGGTAGCGGCAAGAAAGGCTGAAGGATCTTCCTACAAAGACATATTCTATCATTTG ATTGATGAAGGCGGCGTATCGAATGAGCCCCCAACAGCTGCAGAAATTGCTAGTGATG GCGGTCTCGCTATTGTTGCTGGATCTGATACAACATCTACTGCCTTGAGCCACCTGTTTTACTTTTTGATGCTCAATCCAACGGCATATAGGCGCTTACAGGCGGAGGTCGACACCTTGGCCGATGATATTCAGAATACCAGCAAGCAGGCACATATGTCATACCTTAACGGTGCCAT AAACGAGACATTACGGCTTTTACCGCCGGTACTCGGAGGTTCCCAACGTGAAACGGCAACTGGGAGTGGGGGAAGTATGATCGGATCATA CTTTCTTCCGGAGGGTACTACCGCATCTATTGCAACTTACAGTCTGCATCGCAGTCCTCGCTATTTTGCTCCAGAAACTGAAGCATTCCATCCTGAGCGATGGCTTCCTGAAGAAGACCGGGTTAAACTGGAACCCAAGATATTCGGCAACCCAGACAACTTCATCCATGACACGAACGCATTTATCCCCTTCTCACACGGGGCAGCCAACTGCGCCGGAAAAAACCTGGCGTACATGGAGATGCGCATGGTCGTGTGCATGATAATGCAGCGGTTTGATATTGAACTTGCAAAGGGGTATAATCCAGCTCAATGGTTGGACGACATCAAGGACTACTATGTCAGTGTCAAGGGCGCTCTTCCTGTCGTGCTCACACCACGTAATTTGTCCATGTAG
- a CDS encoding hypothetical protein (Uncharacterized protein C30D11.14c) has product MSSASPDPPKTSKRKWDQPAPGEESSTASKVAKTDEGKSASEAAAAAAAIAAKIAAQFANGTLGGDKDHEEFTHDIDINDVRNRYLLTRGSTQDQIHEETGASVGTRGVWYPDRSKATEKDPPLYIHISARTKEILDKAVAKVNELISMDMGSLVEKGDKTRERRKWPEEKLPVGLESLRNFNIRAKVVGPSGSFVKYIQAETSTRVQIKGAGSGFIDQETGQEEPVPLYIHITGPDEGQVARAKVLTEDLLLVVRQEHAKVQAMLHQQQMELHQAQAQYAAYSASAMGGYAPPPPAAPAPPPPPGEGPPPPPSGTPAGDAAAAAAAQYNVAAGPPAPSDTEAYAAYWAAYGYDVNSAEFKEWQASQQQQYAQYYAAYAGAAATATQPSDAPPPPPPS; this is encoded by the exons ATGTCCTCCGCTTCCCCAGACCCTCCAAAAacatcaaaaagaaaatgggaCCAACCAGCTCCTGGAGAAGAGTCGTCAACCGCCTCCAAAGTTGCCAAAACCGATGAAGGAAAGTCAGCGTCcgaggcagcagcagcagcagccgcaaTTGCAGCAAAAATCGCGGCACAATTTGCCAATGGGACGCTGGGAGGAGACAAGGATCACGAGGAGTTCACCCATGACATTGATATCAACGATGTCCGCAATCGATACCTTTTAACGAGAGGGTCAACACAGGACCAG ATTCATGAAGAAACAGGCGCGTCTGTGGGTACCAGGGGTGTATGGTATCCAGATCGATCGAAAGCTACAGAGAAGGACCCTCCTCTGTATATTCATATCTCGGCGCGAACGAAGGAAATTCTGGACAAAGCTGTTGCCAAAGTTAATGAGTTAATTTCGATGGACATGGGTTCACTAGTGGAGAAGGGTGACAAGACAAGAGAACGA AGAAAATGGCCGGAGGAAAAGCTACCTGTAGGGCTAGAGTCACTGAGAAATTTCAACATCAGAGCCAAAGTTGTTGGTCCATCG GGATCATTCGTTAAATATATACAGGCGGAGACAAGTACCCGAGTGCAAATCAAGGGGGCGGGATCTGGGTTCATTGACCAAGAG ACAGGACAAGAGGAACCAGTTCCTTTGTATATCCACATCAC TGGGCCCGATGAAGGTCAGGTTGCCAGAGCCAAAGTTCTGACAGAAGATTTGCTTCTCGTTGTTCGTCAGGAACACGCCAAAGTTCAGGCTATGCTTCACCAACAGCAAATGGAACTTCATCAAGCTCAGGCTCAATATGCAGCCTATAGTGCCAGCGCAATGGGG GGATAtgcccctccccctcccgcTGCACCtgcccctcctcctcctccaggaGAGGgaccaccgccaccgcctTCTGGGACACCCGCAGGcgatgcagcagcagcggctgCTGCTCAATATAACGTGGCTGCCGGCCCACCTGCGCCTTCCGATACCGAGGCATACGCTGCATATTG GGCTGCATATGGATATGATGTCAACTCTGCCGAATTTAAAGAATGGCAAGCCAGTCAGCAACAACAATATGCTCAATATTATGCGGCCTATGCTGGCGCTGCTGCTACTGCCACCCAACCTTCTGACGCCCCTCCACCCCCTCCCCCGTCATGA
- a CDS encoding SET domain-containing protein 5 — protein MAQSVDTETYILDGRTYTLHTITLPASECSEEATISCLLEPALISLLPNPVPPAHKPITNPNFCVLQTEHKGAGLFAARDIAAGELIMVEHPALILPTGRFPAAVYDELARRLPAKRRAELLAMANARSEEECPSPVEGIVRTNALMLELDPKGTISQEKREIYGGVYPTVNRANHSCGPNATVKWDLSTLTETLYALRPIVAGEEIQKTYINPIFSREKRMSILLNNYRFSCDCPWCNIRSRAQPCANVDLPLTEEEQALVNASDKDRALLGTWIFTHPGYNKWSTDLSRKDDVIINSHMEALALLDKEGMHGLQNLFIEEIAMCYAMLGDLDAFKMWGERVVQLSRIEDPSVARKFEEWLVEPTKLMKKWAWRKRQREQAPGKRKLKTGHAVPVDVVDGFDSFFNDTD, from the exons ATGGCACAGTCTGTTGATACCGAAACATACATATTAGACGGTCGAACATATACACTACATACTATCACTTTACCTGCTTCAGAATGTTCAGAAGAGGCCACCATATCATGCCTGCTTGAACCGGCGCTTATCTCTCTCCTACCAAATCCAGTACCCCCCGCGCACAAGCCGATAACAAATCCAAACTTTTGCGTGCTACAGACAGAACACAAGGGCGCTGGCCTCTTCGCCGCTCGCGACATCGCAGCCGGTGAGCTGATCATGGTTGAGCATCCTGCCTTGATCCTGCCCACGGGGCGCTTCCCTGCTGCAGTGTACGACGAACTCGCAAGGCGCTTGCCAGCGAAGAGAAGGGCAGAGCTGTTGGCAATGGCCAATGCTCGATCGGAAGAAGAATGTCCGAGCCCCGTTGAAGGCATCGTACGGACGAACGCGTTGATGTTGGAGTTGGATCCGAAAGGCACGATTTCGCAAGAGAAGAGGGAGATTTATGGCGGAGTGTACCCTACAGTTAATCGCGCCAACCATAG TTGTGGTCCGAATGCCACTGTCAAGTGGGATTTGTCCACCCTGACGGAGACTCTTTACGCTCTAAGGCCTATCGTTGCGGGCGAAGAAATCCAGAAAACCTACATCAATCCTATCTTCTCTCGTGAAAAACGGATGAGCATCCTCCTGAACAACTATCGCTTTAGTTGTGACTGTCCTTGGTGCAATATCCGGTCCAGGGCTCAACCATGCGCAAATGTCGATCTTCCATTGACCGAAGAAGAACAGGCCCTGGTCAACGCCTCTGATAAAGATCGTGCGCTCCTTGGAACCTGGATCTTTACCCACCCAGGGTACAACAAATGGAGCACAGACCTGTCGCGGAAGGACGACGTTATTATCAACTCCCACATGGAGGCCCTAGCTTTGCTCGATAAAGAAGGTATGCATGGGTTGCAAAACCTATTCATCGAAGAGATTGCCATGTGTTATGCCATGCTCGGCGATTTAGACGCGTTTAAGATGTGGGGAGAGCGAGTCGTTCAGCTTAGCCGCATTGAAGACCCATCTGTGGCGAGGAAGTTTGAGGAATGGTTGGTTGAACCAACCAAGCTAATGAAAAAATGGGCATGGAGAAAACGCCAGAGGGAAC AGGCGCCTGGTAAGAGAAAGTTGAAAACCGGACATGCCGTTCCAGTCGATGTAGTCGACGGCTTTGATTCGTTCTTCAATGATACAGATTGA
- a CDS encoding Transcription factor SKN7, producing the protein MSFNTETSDLVNVRPQEIVFETNIPGEDLTMPSTVPDFARKLFKSRLLLLEDPANGSIISWSSERDSFTVMDVNTLSNTILPRVFNHGNFSSFVRQLNKYDFHKVRKTSQDLHPTWTFRHPHFHGDRPGDLKYIMRKAVVPQSEVPRTEVHGSRQEERLPKPSSSYSPELDVYSPQQAVPTNKELLDVISRLEGEIRDLRSKLRTLERYSTERIEYLESRVKSIEAAIPTQQSNHPTQQDIEQGPHDNLAPGVFSRSGHPGIPTFEQGPPMLQSPSNLPPGLFTHSPLNISGGRRDSQQGNTSSLSSYPSSSTAVMMPPSANLISPEAPYYREDLFANVPAHGGHEQYDEGAGYQNTSELLPAEGSSSYFPVFTSSLPTEEDREGHPWARATKRLRISQARHSWPSNLNRASGSGSSMDKGPNIDS; encoded by the exons ATGTCCTTCAACACAGAAACCTCTGATTTGGTTAATGTTCGACCCCAAGAAATCGTGTTTGAAACGAATATACCGGGAGAAGATTTGACAATGCCGTCAACGGTCCCGGACTTTGCGAGAAAACTTTTCAAGTCACGTTTACT TCTACTCGAGGATCCTGCAAATGGCTCAATTATATCCTGGAGTTCTGAAAGAGATTCTTTTACGGTCATG GACGTGAACACCCTTTCAAATACGATCCTGCCCCGGGTGTTCAACCACGGAAATTTCTCGTCCTTCGTGAGGCAATTAAACAAATACGACTTCCACAAAGTTAGAAAGACATCTCAGGACTTGCATCCG ACGTGGACATTCAGGCACCCCCATTTTCATGGTGACAGGCCTGGTGATCTGAAGTATATCATGCGGAAGGCAGTAGTACCACAATCGGAGGTACCCCGCACAGAGGTTCATGGCTCCCGGCAGGAGGAAAGGCTTCCCAAACCATCGTCATCATATAGCCCTGAATTGGATGTATACTCCCCTCAGCAGGCTGTCCCAACAAACAAAGAACTGCTGGACGTCATCAGTCGTCTGGAAGGTGAGATTAGAGATCTTAGGTCAAAGCTACGCACTCTGGAACGGTATTCCACTGAGCGAATTGAATACCTGGAGTCGAGAGTTAAAAGCATTGAGGCAGCCATCCCTACCCAACAGTCAAACCACCCAACGCAGCAAGACATTGAGCAAGGTCCCCATGATA ATCTGGCTCCTGGTGTCTTCTCTAGGTCAGGTCACCCCGGCATTCCAACTTTCGAGCAGGGCCCACCAATGCTACAGTCACCTAGTAACCTACCTCCCGGACTGTTCACTCACTCACCTTTAAATATATCCGGTGGTCGTCGAGATTCCCAACAAGGTAACACTTCGTCACTGTCAAGCTATCCTTCAAGTTCTACGGCCGTGATGATGCCGCCGTCGGCCAACTTGATTAGTCCTGAGGCGCCCTACTACCGAGAAGATTTGTTTGCAAATGTTCCAGCACACGGCGGGCATGAGCAGTACGATGAAGGTGCTGG TTACCAGAACACAAGTGAACTGCTTCCTGCTGAAGGAAGCAGTTCTTACTTCCCCGTCTTTACATCATCGTTACCCACCGAGGAAGATCGAGAAGGCCACCCATGGGCTCGAGCGACGAAGCGTTTGAGAATCTCTCAGGCACGTCACAGTTGGCCTTCGAACTTGAACAGGGCATCTGGGTCAGGTTCATCCATGGACAAGGGGCCAAATATTGACAGTTGA
- a CDS encoding Spermidine N(1)-acetyltransferase, with protein sequence MFELNCGIRLRAFKSQPADDIENILSLYNNIQISPFISPLFAVPRGDKFKKEFQDLISNEAEMFCIIETIPGQPAGTESDSKKQPEPEFIGFTGLWGLLERGHRHTNYAIIMQPKFCNKGYGQKITRFMIDHAFVHMNMHRISLEVYEGNDRAINVYRKQGFIEEGRQRKAMWINGGWKDVIHMGILVEEWKEGQNSRVEAGHI encoded by the exons ATGTTCGAGCTTAACTGTGGTATCCGCCTTCGTGCTTTCAAGTCCCAACCTGCGGATGATATTGAAAACATACTCAGCCTTTATAACAACATACAAATTTCTCCGTTCATCTCCCCCCTTTTCGCTGTTCCTCGAGGAGACAAGTTCAAAAAGGAGTTTCAAGACCTTATCAGCAATGAAGCAGAAATGTTTTGTATCATCGAAACCATACCAGGTCAGCCCGCTGGCACGGAATCCGATAGTAAAAAGCAACCGGAGCCCGAGTTTATTGGATTTACCGGACTGTGGGGGTTGTTGGAACGCGGCCACAGACATACAAACTACGCCATCATCATGCAACCCAAGTTCTGCAACAAAGGGTATGGTCAAAAAATTACACGATTCATGATCGATCATGCCTTTGTGCACATGAATATGCACCGTATATCTCTTGAAGTCTACGAGGGTAACGATCGTGCCATCAATGTGTACAGAAAACA GGGATTCATCGAAGAGGGCCGACAGCGTAAAGCGATGTGGATAAATGGTGGTTGGAAGGATGTCATTCATATGGGAATTCTTGTTgaggaatggaaagaagggcAAAACAGTCGTGTTGAAGCAGGACATATTTAA